One Diceros bicornis minor isolate mBicDic1 chromosome 26, mDicBic1.mat.cur, whole genome shotgun sequence DNA segment encodes these proteins:
- the IL32 gene encoding interleukin-32: MCYSKLAQQDHTERRSGRMYQHVNNSYDYVKSQPQGDAQLIQDDPIEVLQNRMCSEIVNFCGNLRRNFQGHAQVESDLEDMEDQFNEDLIDTVGAYCKKNNPRFADRVPHMQREIHSRTRMLSGHNRRLESPVTQQPRESLCDKIERLFKRLLERLQKTWQAVLAWVQEKVAACWRAFCSGMKKIWSVCERLWSSVAQLFIQV, from the exons ATGTGCTACTCCAAG CTAGCCCAACAGGATCACACTGAGCGTCGAAGCGGGAGAATG TACCAGCATGTAAACAATTCCTATGATTACGTCAAAAGTCAACCCCAAGGAGATGCACAG TTAATCCAGGATGACCCTATTGAGGTTCTGCAGAACCGAATG TGCAGTGAAATAGTCAATTTCTGTGGTAATCTGAGACGTAATTTCCAAGGACATGCACAG GTCGAGTCTGATCTAGAAGACATGGAG GACCAATTCAATGAGGACTTGATTGACACCGTGGGTGCTTACTGTAAGAAAAACAACCCG agattTGCTGACCGAGTTCCCCATATGCAGCGGGAAATACATTCCAGAACCCGGATGCTCTCTGGCCACAACCGGAGACTTGAGAGCCCTGTGACCCAGCAACCCAGGGAGAGCCTTTGTGACAAGATAGAGAGGTTGTTCAAAAGGCTGCTGGAGCGACTGCAGAAGACCTGGCAGGCTGTGCTGGCCTGGGTGCAGGAGAAGGTGGctgcctgctggcgggccttttGCTCTGGAATGAAGAAGATCTGGAGTGTGTGTGAGCGTCTCTGGTCGTCTGTGGCACAGCTCTTCATCCAGGTCTAG